A stretch of DNA from Candidatus Rokuibacteriota bacterium:
ACGCGCCGGGACTCAGGGATCTCGCGTCGATCCGCACGGTGACCGCCGCCGTCGGCAAGCCGGTCAATGTGGTGATGAGCGCGGCCGACCCGTCGATCACCGTCGCGCAGCTGGCCCTAGCCGGGGTGAAGCGCATCAGCGTCGGCGGCGCCCTGTCCCGCCTGGCGCTCGCGGCCTTCCTCAAGGGCGCCCGCGAAATGAAGGAGCAGGGATCGTTCACGTATATGCGTGACACGGTCCCGTCGGCTGAGCTCCGGCAGACCTTCGCCGCCTGGCGGTGACGAGGGAATCGCGGCCGGATCGTGGGTCCATGCTCGATTCGGCGGCGCTTTCCGCGCGAAAGGCTCGGTGCTACCCTCGCCGCGGAAATCGGGAGGTCAGCCGCGGTAGGTGATCCAGTAGATCGCCCCGGCGAGATCGTCGGACACCAGCAGCGAGCCGTCTGAGCGTTGTCGACGTGGGCCACCAGCTCGATCGCGAATCCCTGCGGGAGCCTGATCGTCTCGAGCGGCAGCGGCTTCGGCTGCGCGGCCGCGATGGATGCGAGCAGCAGGGCGGAGATCCCGCAGCCGGACGAAGGATGGCTGCGCGCCCGGGAGGGGGCGGCCTACCGGTCCGGCGTGATGGTGGTGGCGATCACCCTGTTTCCGTCGCCCGAGACGACCCCCACGACCGTGATGGCGTCGCCGCTTTTCAGAAACTCGTAGGAGGTCTGATCGACCTTCGACACGTCCTCGTCGAAGCTGCCCCCGCTGTCGGGTGCGAAGGCCATCGTCGTGCCCTGGACCCAGATGACGCGACCGTGGAAGACCCGGACCTCTTCTGCGATCGCCGCGCAGACGAGCCCCAGCAACAGAAGGGCCGCCAGGGCACCGCGGGCCGCGCTTCTCATCGGCCCATAATGTGACGGGGCGCCGCGCCCGTCAAGGAGCCGGGCCTGGGCACAGCGGGCACCCGCAGCCTACTCGCCCCTCAACGTCGGGTCGAGGACGTCCCGGAGCCAGTCGCCCGTGCGGCTGATCACGATCGTCGTGATCATGAGCACGATGCCGGGGCAAGTCGAGATCCACCACGCCGAGTCGAGGTAGTCACGCCCCTCCTGGATCATGCCTCCCCACGAGGGCGTGGGCGGCTGGATCCCGAGCCCCAGAAAGGACAGCGTCGCCTCCAGCACGATGGAGCGCGCCAGCTCGAGGGTGGCGACCACGACGAGCGACGCCAACACGTTGGGCAGGACGTGGCGCAGGACGACGCGCACCGTCGAGCCGCCGAGCGCGCGGATCGCCTCGACGAACTCGCGCGAGCGAAGCACGAGCACCTGGGCGCGGAGGATGCGCGCGTAGCTGACCCAGCCCGAGAGCCCGATGACGACGACCAGCGTCGGGAAGCTCGGGCCCAGGACGGCGATGATGCCGATCGCGAGCAGGATGAAGGGGAAGGCCAGCTGGGCGTCCGCCACCGTCATGATGACGGCATCCACAGGGCCGCCGCGGTACCCCGCCGCCAGGCCCAGCGCCGAGCCGATGAGGCCGCCCACGAGCACGGCCGACAGGCCGACCACGAGCGACACCCGCGAGCCGTAGATGACGCGGGCGAGGATGTCACGCCCGAGGTGGTCCGTACCGAGGAGATGCGCGCGGCCGTCAGCGCCCTCGACCGTCGGCGGCCGGAGCCGCGTGCGCAGCGACTGGCGCTCGGGGTCCTGCGGGATCACCCACGGCGCCACGACCGCCAGCAGCGCAAGAAGCGCCACGAAGCCGAGCCCCAGCCGCATGAGCCAGGGCATGCGCCTGCCGCGGGGGCGAGCCTCGTGCAGCGCCGACAGCACCAGCTCAGCCGGCGCGGGCGCGGGGATCGAGGACGCCATAGAGGAGATCCACGGCGAAGTTGATGACGATGAACATGACCGCGGCGAGGAAGACCGTGCACTGGACCACCGGGTAGTCTCGGTTGTAGATGGACTGGACGGCCAGCCGGCCGATGCCCGGCCAGGCGAAGACCGTCTCGGTCACCACGGCGCCGCCCAGGAGCGTGCCGAACTGGAGCGCCGTGATCGTCAGAATCGGGATAGAGGCGTTCTTGAGCGTGTGCTTGACGACGACGATCACCTCGCCGAGTCCCTTGGCGCGCGCCGTACGGATGTAGTCGGCGCGCAGCACCTCGAGGACGGCCGAGCGCGTCAGACGGGCGATCGAGGCCATGGTGAAGGCCCCGAGCGTGAGCGCGGGGAGCACCAGGTGCTGCCAGCCGCCGCGCCCGGAGGTGGGGAAGAGGTCGGCCTTGAGCGCCAACAGCAGGATGAAGAGGATGCCGAGAAAGAAGGTCGGCGCCGACTGGCCGATGAGCGCCAAACCCATGGCCGCATGGTCCAGGATGGAGTTGCGCCTCATGGCTGAGAGGAGCCCGATCGGCACGGCGAAGACCGCCGCCAGCACAAAGGCCGTGAGACCCAGCTCGAGCGTGGCCAGGATGTAGCCGCGCACGACGGTGAAGGCCGGCTGGCGGAAGTGCAGCGACCTGCCGAAGTCGAGCCTGACCGTGTTGCCGAGGAAGACCGCGTATTGGACCGGCAGCGGCCGGTCGAGGCCCAGCTCGTGGCGCACGCGCTCCATCTCGCTGATGGGCGCGTCGGGCGGGAGGAGGAGCGGCACGGGGTCGCCCGAGAGCCGCATGACGACGAAGACGACCGTGGAGACGAGCCAGAGGGCGATCAGGGCGCGGAAGAGCCGCTGGGCGAGGAACGGGAGGAGTCCGCGCATGGGGGAAAGCCCCCTCACCCTGCCCTCTCCCCCAAGAGGGGGAGAGGGAGGGATGGGAGCAGCTCTACGCGCGGCGGAACTTGAAGTTGAAGCGACGGATCTCGAACTGCTGGTTCGGGTTCGGGGTCCACTCCACGTACTTCTGGAGGCCGTAGTCCTCGTAGGGCTGGATCACGGGGATCCACGGGAAGTTCTCGAGGAAGACCTTGGTCATCTCGCGGTAGGCATCGGCGCGGAACTTCTCGTCGACCGAGAAGCGCGCGGCGTTGCCCAGCTCATCGAACTTGGCCTCACGCCAGTAATCCTGCGGGCCGCCGGGGCCGAGCAGGCGCCACATCATGCCGTCCGGATCGCCGAGCGTGGAGGTCGGGTCGGACCAGTACATGCCCTTGAAGGTCTTCTCACGGTTCTTCTGCGCGCGCACCGAGTACTCGATCACCTCGACCTTGACGTTGACGCCGACGTCCTTCCACATGGCCGCGATGGCTTCGGACATGGCCTTGTCCTGCGCGGTGTAGGCGACGGTGGTCTCGATGAAGATCTCCTCGCCCTTGTAGCCGGCCTTCTTCAGCCTCTCGCGCGCTTCCTTCGGGTTGTACGCGAGCGCGGGCAGTTTGGGATCAAAGTGGTTGTCACCCTTGGCGATGGGCCCGCTCGGCACGATGCCGCGCCCCTTCCACAGCTCCTTGACGATCAGGTCCCGGTCGATGGCCAGCGACAGCGCCTGCTTGACCAGCGGGTTGTCCAGCGGCGGCCGCTTGCTGTTGACGGCCAGGACGTACAGGCCCGCGTAGAGGGCGCCCTCCACCCGCGTGGTGGCATTGGCCTTGACGCGATCCTCCTGATCCGGCGGCAGTTGGGTGATGATGTCCACCTCGCCCTTGAGCAGGGCCGCGACCCGCGGCGCCGTCTCGGGGATGGCGCGGACGATCCAGCGGTCGAAGTCGGGCTTACCGCCCCAGTAGCCCGGGTTCGCGTCGAATACGGCCTTGTCGTCCTTGACCCACGAGCCGAAGCTGACGGGCCCGGTGCCGACGGGCTTGGCGTTGAAGGTATCGTTGCCGACCGACTCGACGTACTTCTTCGGCACGATCTGGCCGCCGTAGAAGGC
This window harbors:
- a CDS encoding ABC transporter permease; amino-acid sequence: MASSIPAPAPAELVLSALHEARPRGRRMPWLMRLGLGFVALLALLAVVAPWVIPQDPERQSLRTRLRPPTVEGADGRAHLLGTDHLGRDILARVIYGSRVSLVVGLSAVLVGGLIGSALGLAAGYRGGPVDAVIMTVADAQLAFPFILLAIGIIAVLGPSFPTLVVVIGLSGWVSYARILRAQVLVLRSREFVEAIRALGGSTVRVVLRHVLPNVLASLVVVATLELARSIVLEATLSFLGLGIQPPTPSWGGMIQEGRDYLDSAWWISTCPGIVLMITTIVISRTGDWLRDVLDPTLRGE
- a CDS encoding ABC transporter permease encodes the protein MRGLLPFLAQRLFRALIALWLVSTVVFVVMRLSGDPVPLLLPPDAPISEMERVRHELGLDRPLPVQYAVFLGNTVRLDFGRSLHFRQPAFTVVRGYILATLELGLTAFVLAAVFAVPIGLLSAMRRNSILDHAAMGLALIGQSAPTFFLGILFILLLALKADLFPTSGRGGWQHLVLPALTLGAFTMASIARLTRSAVLEVLRADYIRTARAKGLGEVIVVVKHTLKNASIPILTITALQFGTLLGGAVVTETVFAWPGIGRLAVQSIYNRDYPVVQCTVFLAAVMFIVINFAVDLLYGVLDPRARAG
- a CDS encoding ABC transporter substrate-binding protein; translation: MQVTRRELLKGAAALGVAGALPQALSGSAQAQTTQKKELITAQGGDIAKFDPHYSTSSNDIRVSFNLFDNLTSRHPDGKLYPGLATEWKLEGQTSWRFKLRQGVKFHNGDPFTSADAKFSIERTYNPNAKTMVATALSTIDRIEAPDPSTLVIHTKKPDPLLPARLAFYGGQIVPKKYVESVGNDTFNAKPVGTGPVSFGSWVKDDKAVFDANPGYWGGKPDFDRWIVRAIPETAPRVAALLKGEVDIITQLPPDQEDRVKANATTRVEGALYAGLYVLAVNSKRPPLDNPLVKQALSLAIDRDLIVKELWKGRGIVPSGPIAKGDNHFDPKLPALAYNPKEARERLKKAGYKGEEIFIETTVAYTAQDKAMSEAIAAMWKDVGVNVKVEVIEYSVRAQKNREKTFKGMYWSDPTSTLGDPDGMMWRLLGPGGPQDYWREAKFDELGNAARFSVDEKFRADAYREMTKVFLENFPWIPVIQPYEDYGLQKYVEWTPNPNQQFEIRRFNFKFRRA